ATGGTGCGCGAGTGCAAGCTGTCCTACATCACGCGCGCCGGCGTGGAGATCGGCGTGGCCTCGACCAAGGCCTTCACCACCCAGCTGACCGGCCTGTTCCTGCTGACGCTGGCGCTGGCGCAGGTGCGCGGCAATCTGACCGCCGAGCAGGAAGCCGCGCACATCAAGTCGCTGCGCCACCTGCCCGCCGCCATCGGTTCGGTGCTGGCGCTGGAACCGCAGATCATGGCCTGGGCGGACCGCTTCGCCTCCAAGGAAAACGCGCTGTTCCTGGGTCGCGGCATGCACTATCCGATCGCGCTGGAAGGCGCGCTCAAGCTCAAGGAAATCAGCTACATCCACGCCGAAGCCTACCCGGCAGGCGAACTCAAGCACGGCCCGCTGGCCCTGGTGACCGAGCACATGCCCGTGGTCACCATCGCGCCCAAGGACGGCCTGCTGGAAAAGCTGAAGTCCAACATGCAGGAAGTGCGCGCGCGCGGCGGCGAGCTGTATGTGTTCGCCGACGCCGACAGCAAGATCGTCAGCGCCGAGGGCATGCATGTGATCCGCATGCCCGAGCACTACGGCATGCTGTCGCCGATCCTGCACACGGTGCCACTGCAACTGCTGTCGTATCACACGGCTTGCGCGCGCGGCACGGACGTGGACAAGCCGCGCAATCTGGCCAAGAGCGTGACGGTGGAGTGAGGCGGAAGCCTGTTGTATTGGTTTTGAACCACACCTCAAAAGTTGGACGCCGATCCAACCTTTGAGGTGTTTTTCCGTCTCGCCAGCGGCTCAGGTGGGCTTCAGGCTCAGATGTCGCGCGCGCGGACCCGGATTCGTTCCGGTATCGTCTTGATGTCTTCGAAAGAAAGTTGTGGAAGCCATTCTTCGATCAGTCGAAAGATGGCAGTCGCCTGAGCGGAATCCCGTCTGCGTTTGGCGGCATCGCGCGTTTTTTGCTCGCTTAGCCAGACTTTGAAGAGTCCGAAAGCACGCGGGTCGACGGTAGTCATCGTTGCCATGCCGCCGTTGGTGCTGATCACGATCTGCTCGAATCTGGGAGCGGAGAGAAGCCAGTCCATGTTGTGCACCTTCACCGCCCAGAAGTCCTCCTCGTTGGCCCAAATCTGGCCTGGCTCCGAGTGTTGGTAGCCTTCGTCGCGCTTGATCAAGTCGACCTGGTAGCCCTCGTTGTTCACTAGCGTGAATGGCTTGCCCTCTATTTTCATGAAGGATGGGTCGCCACGCTGAATGACGCCGAGCAAGCCCTTTGGGTCCGGGCTCGCGATTCGCAGCTTTGACCTGCTGTCCCAGAGCAGGTCTAGATCTTGCGTCGCCATGATGGAGTCTGCAAACGTGACACTGGCCGCGCAAGCGTAGGCGTACATCGCATTCGTGCCGATGGTCATGATTTTCCTGGCCAGCCCGGCGTTTTCGATCTGGGCCAACACCTTGGTGACCGGGGGCGGCACATTGCCCAGGCGCAACGCACGATTGATCTTGACCTGTTTCTCGAGTTTCGCGGTAAGGGCCTCGAGCAGCTTGCGACACGCCGCTGATCGTTCCGTGTGAAAGCGGAGGATTTCTTCGGTGTGATCGCTTCTGGGTCCGAGGCTTTTCCGCTGGCGTACCCCGTAGTCATATCGGGTGCTGACGAGGTACTCCGTACCGTTCGCGCTTTCCCAATTGAGCCGCCCCTGATAGCGCTTTGCTTCTTGGAAAGCCGCCCGGTAGGCAGTGTGAAGCTGTTGAGCGTCAATGATGTGCTTCAGCTTGTCCTCTGGAACCTCATTGAAGAGTGAGTGAGGCATAAGTATATGATTTTCAAGAGGATTGGATGATTCATGGATTTTCCAATGAATTCTTCCAATAGTCAAAGAAAACATGGACTTAGCCTCATATTTTCTATGGCGCCGTTTTTCATGATGCTGCTTGCCGGGTGTGTAGTCCCGTAGGTGCGTCCGCATGAGGAAACGCATCCACAGACGCCAGGGCTGGGCGCGAACTGTAACGATCCCCGTAGGCGTCGCGAGGATTTGCAACGACGCCATGGCGGCTAGGGGTGGCGTTCGTGCGGGCGCATCTACGGGACAGCGCGCTAGCGCTTGCCAAGCAAAAGAACCGCTGATCCCGTGGCTTGGAAACGCAAGCAGGCCAGGGGGCTTGCTGATTTCCGCCGCGTATGGAGCGTAGTGCGAAACGGGCGCTACCGGGCGTCGACCTGCGATCAGGACATCACCATGTCGATCGACAGGAAGGCCTGTGCCTGCGATGCCCGCGCAATGCGGACCCTCAGTACGCCAATTGTCGCGGCCAAATCACCCGGTGCGTCAATATGAGTTTGACTAATAATATTATGAAGCCAACTCATTTATACAGACTATGAGTCTGGCTAATGGTGTTTTGAAATCATTTCATTTTTATTTGTGCGCAGCGCAGCATAGAATTCGGCCCTGATTCCGGGGATGTCAAGGCTGCCAGGTCAAGAGAATCAAAAATAATACTGGCAAGCACTGTGGCAGCAAGCGGGTTTTATTTCAGGGTTCTGGGCGCCAGATAGCAATGAGCAGAGATTTCACGTTTTCCATCAAGAGTATTAGTTTCGATGAGGATTATCGTCCCTCGGATAATACGCGCATCACCACCAATTTCGCCAATCTGGCCAGAGGGACAAGTCGCCAGGAGAACCTGCGCAACACCTTCCGCATGATAGACAATCGTTTCAATGCCCTGGCGCATTGGGACAACCCCAAGGGCGATCGCTATACGGTCGAACTTGAAATCATCTCGGTCGAATTGAATATCGATGGGGAAACCAGCGGCAATGCCCTTCCCTTGATCGAGATATTGAAGACCAATATCGTCGACCGCAAAACCGGCGAGCGCATCGATGGCATCGTGGGGAATAATTTTTCCTCATACGTGCGGGATTATGACTTCAGCGTACTGCTGCTGGAGCACAACAAGGATCAGGCCAAGTTCAGCACACCGGAAGATTTCGGCGATCTGCACGGCAAGCTTTTCAAGTTCTTTGTGAATTCCAGCACTTACAAGGAATATTTCAAGAAGCCGCCCGTCATCTGCCTGAGCGTATCGAGCAGCAAGGTCTACCACCGCACGGAAAACCAGCATCCGGTGCTGGGCGTTGAATACCTGCAGGACGAATATTCCCTGACCGATGAATATTTCAAGAAAATGGGCATGAAGGTTCGCTACTTCATGCCGCCGAACAGCGCCGCGCCCCTGGCCTTCTATTTCACGGGCGATCTGCTGGGCGACTACACCAATCTCGAGCTGATCGGCACCATCAGCACGATGGATACCTTCCAGAAGATCTATCGGCCCGAGATCTACAACGCGAATTCCGCGGCGGGGAAATCCTATCAGCCCAGCCTGAAGCACCAGGATTATTCGCTGACCCGCATCGTTTATGACCGAGAGGAACGCAGCCGGCTGGCTGTCGAGCAGGGACGGTTTGTCGAAGAGCACTTCATCAAGCCCTACCAATCGGTTCTTGCGCAGTGGTCCGCCACCGCCCGTTTTGATCAATAAAAAGCTACCAGGTCATTCATCGTGAAAAAACTGCTCCCCACTTCCACCGCCGGCAGCCTGCCCAAACCCTCCTGGCTGGCGCAACCCGAGACGCTCTGGTCGCCCTGGAAACTGCAGGACGAGGGCTTGCTCGAAGGCAAGCAAGACGCGCTGCGCCTGTCTCTGCAGGAACAGCAACACGCGGGCATCGACATCGTCAGCGATGGCGAACAGACGCGCCAGCACTTCGTGACCACCTTCATCGAGCAC
The Achromobacter sp. AONIH1 DNA segment above includes these coding regions:
- a CDS encoding nucleotidyltransferase domain-containing protein; this encodes MFSLTIGRIHWKIHESSNPLENHILMPHSLFNEVPEDKLKHIIDAQQLHTAYRAAFQEAKRYQGRLNWESANGTEYLVSTRYDYGVRQRKSLGPRSDHTEEILRFHTERSAACRKLLEALTAKLEKQVKINRALRLGNVPPPVTKVLAQIENAGLARKIMTIGTNAMYAYACAASVTFADSIMATQDLDLLWDSRSKLRIASPDPKGLLGVIQRGDPSFMKIEGKPFTLVNNEGYQVDLIKRDEGYQHSEPGQIWANEEDFWAVKVHNMDWLLSAPRFEQIVISTNGGMATMTTVDPRAFGLFKVWLSEQKTRDAAKRRRDSAQATAIFRLIEEWLPQLSFEDIKTIPERIRVRARDI
- a CDS encoding DUF1852 domain-containing protein — protein: MSRDFTFSIKSISFDEDYRPSDNTRITTNFANLARGTSRQENLRNTFRMIDNRFNALAHWDNPKGDRYTVELEIISVELNIDGETSGNALPLIEILKTNIVDRKTGERIDGIVGNNFSSYVRDYDFSVLLLEHNKDQAKFSTPEDFGDLHGKLFKFFVNSSTYKEYFKKPPVICLSVSSSKVYHRTENQHPVLGVEYLQDEYSLTDEYFKKMGMKVRYFMPPNSAAPLAFYFTGDLLGDYTNLELIGTISTMDTFQKIYRPEIYNANSAAGKSYQPSLKHQDYSLTRIVYDREERSRLAVEQGRFVEEHFIKPYQSVLAQWSATARFDQ